A window of the Paenibacillus woosongensis genome harbors these coding sequences:
- a CDS encoding helix-turn-helix domain-containing protein, with the protein MNDLARYKLIAAAAVPPAAKLLYGYLLDSTGGRHKSVYLSSTKMAIDVGFSPSTVRRNLHRLQSKGLIRIIARYSEEGIQLANQITIL; encoded by the coding sequence ATGAATGATCTGGCACGCTACAAGCTGATCGCGGCAGCAGCCGTACCGCCTGCTGCAAAGCTGTTGTACGGCTATTTGCTGGATAGTACGGGCGGGAGACACAAGTCGGTCTACCTGTCCAGTACAAAAATGGCAATCGACGTAGGTTTTTCTCCTTCGACGGTTCGTAGAAACTTGCACCGTTTGCAGAGTAAGGGTTTGATTCGGATCATCGCCCGCTATTCGGAGGAGGGGATTCAACTGGCCAATCAGATTACGATCTTATGA